The Vicinamibacteria bacterium genome includes a window with the following:
- a CDS encoding tetratricopeptide repeat protein → MSRPSRWGILVLAGLLACGRAPEESSRNEESSTFVGRETCARCHPAQEELWEGSHHDLAMEPATEATVKGDFSGVQFANRGVTSTFSKRDGKFLVETDGPDGQLAEYEIEYTFGADPLQQYLVAFPKGRYQALSIAWDTRPEAVGGQRWFHLYPDETIDHRDPLHWTKLRQNWNLMCAECHSTALEKGFDVDVDGYETKWSEIDVACEACHGPGSRHVAWAETEEGNRPAQNGLTVSLSDDDGGTWMMDMETGLSTRSPARSSRMEIETCARCHARRSPQRAGYQHGQPLMASHRPALLTEPLYFPDGQILEEVYVYGSFLQSKMYQRGVTCKDCHDPHALTVRGEGNSVCAGCHLPEKFDSTSHHHHSPGSAGASCVECHMPARTYMVVDPRHDHSFRIPRPDLSLDIGVPNACSGCHRDRDPAWAREAVVRWYGEEVSPHYGEALAAARRGAPSAGRGLDRLAGDAELPAIVRATALSMMAAFPAGGAGTTLLESRTDPDPLVRMGAVESAEGLTPAERHQFVVPLLRDPMPSVRIEAARVLGTVPKELFTPQQAVAREEGIAEFRDAQLRNADWPESHLNLGNLHLALGERPQARRAFETAIRVDPDFAGAYVNLADLLRVEGMDDEGEALLRQALERLPDDPALHHALGLTLVRQRRAQEALPELARAAMLQPEEPRFSYVHGVALQSTGDLDGAAAVFTAAIDRHPYDRDLLLALAHLHRELEDWSKAIDYARRLTEVDSENPEAHRYLAELEAHVER, encoded by the coding sequence GTGTCTCGACCGAGTCGATGGGGCATCCTCGTTTTGGCAGGGTTACTCGCTTGCGGCCGCGCGCCCGAGGAGAGCTCACGGAACGAGGAGTCTTCGACGTTCGTCGGACGAGAAACGTGCGCTCGCTGCCACCCGGCGCAGGAGGAGCTCTGGGAGGGCTCCCATCACGACCTCGCGATGGAGCCTGCCACCGAGGCGACGGTGAAGGGCGATTTTTCCGGAGTGCAATTCGCAAACCGCGGAGTGACGTCGACCTTCTCGAAACGCGACGGTAAATTCCTCGTCGAGACGGATGGGCCCGACGGCCAGCTCGCCGAGTACGAGATCGAGTACACGTTTGGAGCCGATCCTCTCCAGCAATATCTCGTCGCGTTCCCCAAAGGCCGGTATCAGGCGCTCAGCATCGCCTGGGACACCCGGCCCGAGGCGGTTGGCGGCCAAAGGTGGTTCCACCTCTACCCGGACGAGACGATCGATCATCGAGATCCCCTCCACTGGACGAAGCTGCGCCAGAACTGGAATTTGATGTGTGCCGAGTGCCATTCGACGGCTCTCGAAAAGGGCTTCGACGTCGACGTCGACGGCTACGAAACGAAATGGTCCGAGATCGACGTCGCCTGCGAGGCCTGCCACGGGCCGGGCTCGCGTCACGTCGCCTGGGCGGAGACCGAAGAAGGAAATCGACCGGCGCAAAACGGCCTCACCGTGAGCCTCTCGGACGATGACGGCGGGACCTGGATGATGGATATGGAGACCGGCCTATCGACGCGGTCGCCCGCGCGCTCGTCCCGAATGGAGATCGAGACCTGCGCGCGATGCCACGCACGCCGATCGCCGCAGCGGGCGGGCTACCAGCACGGTCAGCCGCTCATGGCTTCGCATCGACCCGCCCTGCTCACGGAGCCTCTCTACTTCCCCGACGGACAGATCTTGGAGGAGGTCTACGTCTACGGCTCGTTTCTCCAGAGCAAGATGTATCAGCGGGGAGTGACCTGCAAGGACTGTCACGATCCTCATGCCCTTACCGTCCGTGGTGAAGGCAACTCGGTTTGCGCCGGGTGCCACTTGCCCGAGAAGTTCGACTCCACCTCCCATCATCATCACTCGCCAGGTTCTGCCGGTGCGTCTTGCGTCGAATGTCATATGCCGGCTCGTACCTACATGGTCGTCGACCCGAGACACGATCACAGTTTCCGCATTCCGAGGCCCGATCTCTCCCTCGATATTGGAGTGCCGAACGCCTGCAGCGGCTGCCATCGCGACCGAGATCCCGCCTGGGCTCGAGAGGCAGTGGTTCGATGGTACGGGGAGGAGGTCTCGCCTCACTATGGGGAGGCCCTCGCGGCCGCCCGGCGTGGTGCACCGTCCGCCGGTCGCGGACTCGATAGGCTCGCAGGGGATGCGGAGCTCCCAGCGATTGTGCGGGCCACGGCCCTGTCGATGATGGCCGCGTTTCCTGCCGGGGGTGCGGGAACCACTCTCTTGGAGTCCCGCACGGATCCCGACCCCCTCGTGCGAATGGGCGCGGTCGAGAGTGCGGAAGGGTTGACGCCGGCGGAGCGCCACCAATTCGTGGTGCCCCTTCTGCGCGACCCGATGCCCTCGGTTCGGATCGAGGCGGCTCGCGTCCTGGGAACGGTCCCCAAGGAGCTCTTCACCCCGCAACAGGCTGTGGCGCGCGAAGAGGGCATCGCGGAGTTTCGTGACGCCCAGCTCCGAAACGCCGACTGGCCCGAATCCCACTTGAACCTGGGCAATCTGCATCTCGCCCTGGGCGAGCGTCCTCAGGCGAGACGTGCCTTCGAGACCGCGATTCGGGTGGACCCTGACTTCGCAGGGGCTTACGTGAATCTGGCGGATCTGCTTCGTGTCGAAGGAATGGACGACGAGGGGGAAGCGCTTCTCCGGCAAGCTCTCGAGAGGCTACCCGACGACCCCGCCCTTCACCATGCGCTGGGCCTGACGCTCGTTCGACAACGGCGCGCCCAGGAAGCCCTGCCCGAGCTCGCTCGGGCGGCCATGCTCCAGCCCGAGGAGCCGCGCTTCAGCTACGTGCATGGGGTCGCGCTCCAGAGCACGGGCGACCTGGACGGAGCCGCCGCAGTGTTCACCGCCGCCATCGACCGCCATCCTTACGATCGCGATCTGCTCCTCGCGCTGGCCCACCTCCATCGCGAGCTCGAGGACTGGTCCAAGGCGATTGATTATGCGAGGCGTCTCACGGAGGTCGACTCCGAGAATCCCGAGGCCCACCGGTATCTCGCGGAGCTCGAAGCGCATGTCGAGAGGTAA
- a CDS encoding TerC family protein: MLDAFTTPEAWISLATLTALEIVLGIDNIVFITLLAGKLPPSQRHAATRFGLAGALVTRLLLLLTLRWVMKLSTPLWTVLDHPVTGRDLVLILGGLFLVAKATIEIYEKVEAAHPLGKSQVGGGKGRMLSIVLQIMLLDIVFSLDSVITAVGMVSQIEIMVVAVVIAIVVMLVFAAPIGDFVERHPSIKILALSFLVMIGVLLVAEGTGQHFNRGYVYFAMLFSLTIELLNMRYRSRHMER; this comes from the coding sequence ATGCTGGACGCCTTCACCACGCCCGAGGCTTGGATAAGCCTCGCGACTCTGACCGCGCTCGAGATCGTACTCGGGATCGACAACATCGTTTTCATCACGCTGCTCGCGGGGAAGCTTCCGCCGTCCCAGAGGCATGCAGCCACCCGTTTCGGGCTCGCAGGCGCCCTCGTCACGCGACTGCTGCTCCTCCTCACGCTGCGCTGGGTGATGAAGCTCTCGACCCCCCTCTGGACCGTTCTGGACCATCCCGTCACCGGTCGCGACCTCGTTCTGATCCTGGGGGGACTCTTCCTCGTTGCCAAAGCCACGATCGAGATTTACGAAAAGGTCGAAGCCGCACACCCCCTGGGGAAGTCGCAGGTGGGCGGGGGTAAGGGCCGCATGCTCTCGATCGTTCTCCAGATCATGCTGCTCGATATCGTCTTCTCGCTCGATTCCGTGATCACGGCCGTGGGCATGGTCTCACAGATCGAGATCATGGTCGTGGCGGTCGTCATTGCCATCGTGGTCATGCTCGTCTTTGCCGCGCCGATCGGGGACTTCGTGGAGCGCCACCCGAGCATCAAAATCCTCGCCCTGTCCTTTCTCGTCATGATCGGGGTTCTGCTCGTCGCCGAGGGAACGGGGCAGCACTTCAACCGGGGTTACGTTTACTTCGCCATGTTGTTCAGCCTGACGATCGAGCTTTTGAACATGCGCTACCGCTCGCGCCACATGGAGAGATAG
- a CDS encoding acryloyl-CoA reductase, which produces MDKFKAFRLSEADKKVTAQFVECSLDELDPGELVVRVAYSDVNYKDALAGTGKGRILMRPSCIGGIDLAGTVVSSSVPGFAEGDSVLAVGRLLGVKHDGGFAEYARIPAAWAVKLPEGMTLWEAMALGTAGYTAALAIQKMELNGSKPGNGPVVVDGATGGVGSIALAALTSLGYEVTALTGKDGEAEWLKRLGAKDILLRQSLDLAKIRPLDKSTWAGAVDSLGGEVLAWILSTMKPNGVVASIGLAASPNLTTTVLPFILRGVSLLGINSTDALSPELEREVWRRLATDMRPPLLNEMARTIPFADLPTVFDDFIEAKITRRIVVDMSA; this is translated from the coding sequence GTGGATAAGTTCAAGGCGTTCCGGCTGAGCGAAGCCGACAAGAAGGTCACCGCGCAGTTCGTCGAGTGCTCGCTCGACGAGCTCGACCCGGGCGAGCTGGTCGTGCGCGTCGCCTACTCGGACGTCAACTACAAGGACGCGCTCGCCGGGACCGGCAAGGGCCGGATCCTGATGCGCCCCTCCTGCATCGGTGGCATCGACCTTGCGGGAACGGTCGTCTCCTCGTCGGTGCCAGGCTTCGCCGAAGGCGATTCCGTGCTCGCGGTCGGGCGCCTGCTCGGGGTGAAGCACGACGGTGGCTTCGCCGAATACGCACGCATCCCCGCCGCCTGGGCGGTGAAGCTTCCCGAGGGCATGACGCTCTGGGAAGCGATGGCCCTCGGCACGGCAGGCTACACGGCAGCCCTGGCGATCCAGAAAATGGAGCTGAACGGCTCGAAGCCCGGAAACGGCCCGGTGGTCGTGGATGGCGCGACCGGCGGCGTCGGGTCCATCGCGCTCGCCGCACTCACCAGTCTCGGCTACGAAGTCACCGCGCTCACCGGCAAGGACGGCGAGGCCGAGTGGCTGAAGAGGCTGGGGGCGAAGGACATCCTGCTGCGCCAGAGCCTCGACCTGGCCAAGATCCGTCCGCTCGACAAGTCGACCTGGGCGGGCGCGGTAGACAGCCTCGGCGGAGAGGTCCTCGCGTGGATTCTGAGCACGATGAAGCCCAACGGCGTCGTTGCTTCGATCGGTCTCGCCGCGAGCCCAAACCTGACGACCACGGTTTTGCCATTCATCCTGCGAGGCGTGAGCCTCCTCGGCATCAACTCCACCGACGCACTTTCGCCCGAGCTCGAGCGCGAGGTGTGGCGGCGGCTCGCTACCGACATGCGCCCGCCGCTGCTGAATGAAATGGCGCGCACGATACCCTTTGCCGATCTGCCGACGGTGTTCGACGACTTCATCGAGGCGAAGATCACGCGCCGCATCGTCGTGGACATGAGCGCATGA